A region from the Oceanidesulfovibrio marinus genome encodes:
- a CDS encoding response regulator transcription factor: MLWQKDVSSSAILLIEPDPESRSYTAKLLVDEGYAVLYPRGIALTREVDLPEHCDLILVDVFLPRRWEFDMIRDVKARRPGVGIIALSQNHGACRAESSLAIAAELGADAGLVKPVPPDTLLQRVRALAACANVYAHCHTA, translated from the coding sequence ATGCTGTGGCAAAAAGATGTGTCATCTTCGGCGATTCTTCTGATCGAGCCCGACCCCGAGTCGCGCTCCTACACGGCCAAGCTCCTTGTGGATGAGGGGTACGCGGTCCTCTACCCCCGCGGCATCGCTCTGACGCGGGAGGTCGACCTGCCCGAGCACTGCGACCTCATCCTTGTAGACGTCTTTCTGCCCAGGCGATGGGAGTTCGACATGATTCGCGACGTCAAGGCCCGTAGACCCGGCGTCGGCATCATCGCCCTGTCTCAGAACCACGGCGCCTGTCGCGCGGAAAGCTCCCTGGCCATCGCCGCCGAGCTCGGCGCGGATGCCGGGCTGGTCAAACCGGTTCCCCCGGACACGCTGTTGCAGCGCGTGCGCGCGCTTGCGGCTTGTGCAAACGTATATGCCCACTGTCACACTGCATGA
- a CDS encoding response regulator transcription factor, with product MKKILIVEDQPEVRELVQVTLSLGGFEILEADSGSIGVALARHSHPDLILMDAVMPGEIDGFEATRRLRQLPELSATTILMLTARGQQRDLEMGRQAGADGYITKPFSPLALIKKVDEVLGQ from the coding sequence ATGAAAAAAATATTGATCGTCGAAGACCAACCGGAAGTGCGCGAGCTTGTGCAGGTCACGCTCAGCCTGGGCGGATTCGAGATTCTGGAGGCTGACAGCGGCTCCATCGGCGTGGCCCTGGCCAGGCACTCCCACCCGGACCTCATCCTCATGGATGCGGTGATGCCTGGCGAGATCGACGGGTTCGAGGCCACACGCCGCCTGCGTCAGCTGCCGGAGCTTTCCGCCACCACCATCCTCATGCTCACGGCGCGCGGCCAGCAGCGCGACCTGGAAATGGGCCGCCAGGCAGGGGCCGACGGCTACATCACCAAGCCCTTCAGCCCTCTGGCGCTGATCAAAAAGGTGGACGAGGTGCTGGGCCAGTAG
- a CDS encoding GNAT family N-acetyltransferase, translating to MSVQTMRTEPTPRDAARVRALVEATGFFSWDEAGVAEELVTERLSKGLASGYYFLFADGPDGGLEGYACYGPAPCTVGSFDLYWIAVHPAAQGNGLGKALFHAVAEAAAAQGGRILFAETSSREQYAPTRRFYEGCGCTVRAVVRDFYDAGEDKVIYGVQLA from the coding sequence ATGAGCGTACAGACGATGCGCACCGAGCCCACGCCCAGGGACGCCGCCCGAGTACGCGCCCTGGTTGAGGCGACAGGCTTCTTCAGCTGGGACGAGGCCGGCGTGGCCGAGGAGCTGGTGACCGAACGGCTGAGCAAGGGGCTTGCCAGCGGTTATTACTTTCTTTTTGCGGATGGCCCGGATGGAGGGCTGGAGGGCTATGCGTGCTACGGGCCGGCGCCGTGCACCGTGGGCTCGTTCGATCTCTACTGGATAGCCGTGCATCCGGCCGCCCAGGGCAACGGGCTGGGCAAGGCGCTGTTCCACGCCGTGGCCGAAGCCGCCGCGGCCCAGGGAGGGCGCATCCTTTTTGCGGAGACGTCCTCGCGGGAGCAGTACGCGCCTACGCGGCGGTTTTACGAGGGGTGCGGGTGCACGGTTCGCGCCGTGGTCCGCGATTTCTACGATGCAGGCGAGGACAAGGTGATCTACGGCGTTCAGCTGGCGTGA